The Armatimonadota bacterium genome segment TGGCACAGGTGATCGAGCAGGCCCAGAAGGAGAAGGAAGCCCTCATCAGCGGCAGCGAGGCGATTGCCGTCGCCTGCAAGCTGGCCGACGTGGACGTCATCACCGCCTACCCCATCCGGCCCTACGACACGGTGATGCAGTACGTGGCCAAGCTGGTGGCCAACGGCGAGCTGGACTGCGAGTTCATCGTGGCCGAATCCGAGCACTCGCAGTTCGAGATTGTCAAGCACGCCAGCGCCGCCGGCGCCCGGGTCTTCTGCGGGAGCAGCGGCGTGGGGTGGATGTACGCCTTCGAAGCCCTCACCGTCACGCCGGCGCTGCGCATCCCCCTGGTGGCCATGGTGGGCAACCGGGCCCTGGACGACCCGGGGGCGTTCGGGGTGGAGCACAACGACGCCCTGGCCGTGCGGGACCTGGGGTGGCTGCTGGTGTGGGTCGATACCGCCCAGGAGGCCCTGGACACGGCCCTGATTGCCTACCGGGTGGCGGAGGACCGGCGGGTGTTCCTGCCCTGCGCCATCGCGTGCGACGGGGCGTTTCTGACCCACTCCCAGGCCCTGGTGAAGATCCCGCCCCAGGAGTGGGTGAAGGCGTTCCTGCCGCCCTACAACCGCGGCGACCTCCTGCTGCACCCCGACAATCCCATCACCGTCGCGCCCCAGGTGAACGAGGACTGGCTGATGGAGCTGCGCAAGCACAACGACGAGGCCATGAAGCGGGCCAAGACGGTGGTGATTCCGGAAGCCTACCGGGAGTTTGAGCGCATCTTCAACCGTTCCTACGGCAACCCGTTCTTCGAGGAGTATCAGACCGACGACGCCGACGTGGTCCTGGTGGGCATGGGCACCCTCTCCATGCCGGTCAAGGTGGCCATCCGCCAGATGCGCCGCGAGGGCAAGAAGGTGGGCTTCGTCCGGCTGCGGTGGTTCCGGCCCTTCCCGGCGGAGGAGCTGGCGGAGGTCCTCGGCCGGTACCGGGCCGTGGGCGTCATCGACCGGGACTACTCGTTCGGCGCGCCCCACGTGAGCGGCGTGGTGGCCACCGAGGTGCGGGCCGCGCTGTATCCCCACCCGTCGCGCCCGCCGGTCCTCGGGTTCATCTGCGGCCTGGGCGGGCGGGAGGTCACCGTCCCCGACGTCCGGCGCATGAGCGATCTGCTGTTTGAGGCGGCCGCCGGCCGGGCGGTGCCGCTGACCACGTGGGTGGGGATTCGGGAGTAGGCGGGGACGTCTGTGCCCGAGGTGAGGACCATGGATGCCGTGGAGACCGCGCTGCCCACGCAGCAGCTGGAACAGATCAAGGGGGTCAAGAAGGCCCCCCTGGAGGAGTACTTCACCTCCGGCCACCGCACGTGCCAGGGGTGCGAGTCGGCCCTGGTGATGAAGCTGATGGTGAAGGCCGCCGGCCCCCGCACCATCGTGCTGGGCAGCACGGGGTGCATGTACGTGGCCAACACCACCTACTACAGCACGTCGTGGGTGGTGCCCTGGATGCACACCCAGCTGGGCAGTTCCGGCTCGGCCGGGCTGGGCACGGCGGCGGCCCTGCGGGTGTTGATG includes the following:
- a CDS encoding pyruvate ferredoxin oxidoreductase, with product MEQAQKEKEALISGSEAIAVACKLADVDVITAYPIRPYDTVMQYVAKLVANGELDCEFIVAESEHSQFEIVKHASAAGARVFCGSSGVGWMYAFEALTVTPALRIPLVAMVGNRALDDPGAFGVEHNDALAVRDLGWLLVWVDTAQEALDTALIAYRVAEDRRVFLPCAIACDGAFLTHSQALVKIPPQEWVKAFLPPYNRGDLLLHPDNPITVAPQVNEDWLMELRKHNDEAMKRAKTVVIPEAYREFERIFNRSYGNPFFEEYQTDDADVVLVGMGTLSMPVKVAIRQMRREGKKVGFVRLRWFRPFPAEELAEVLGRYRAVGVIDRDYSFGAPHVSGVVATEVRAALYPHPSRPPVLGFICGLGGREVTVPDVRRMSDLLFEAAAGRAVPLTTWVGIRE